A genome region from Sciurus carolinensis chromosome 19, mSciCar1.2, whole genome shotgun sequence includes the following:
- the LOC124971164 gene encoding vomeronasal type-1 receptor 90-like: MRKNKKLNCIIHIRNTFYSELGIGILANTILFLFHLIKFLFDKRIKNTDLIIGLLALIHLLMLLAMGFIATDILTSQQGLWDDISCKSVFYLYRLMRGLSISTTCLLSVLQAITLSPRNSCLAKFKPKSPHHTLRSLLFLWVFYVSFSAHFSISTVDKSNVTSQGLIFLSDSCTVLPMGYFLSHLFSTLGIFRDVFLIGLMALSSGYMVILLCRHKRQCQHLHSISLSPKASPEERATRTILLLMSFFMLMYCLDCIFFYFRTMQNNGTVFHSISIMVANGYATISPFIFICTAKQCSNFLKNFWGRTVKVLSLYDA; encoded by the coding sequence atgaggaaaaacaagaaactgAATTGTATTATACACATAAGAAACACCTTTTACTCTGAACTTGGAATTGGGATCTTGGCCAACAccatcctttttctgttccatctCATCAAGTTCCTCTTTGACAAAAGAATCAAGAACACTGACTTGATCATTGGTCTCTTGGCCCTAATCCACCTACTGATGCTGCTCGCCATGGGCTTCATAGCTACAGACATTCTTACATCTCAGCAGGGTCTTTGGGATGACATCTCATGTAAATCAGTTTTCTACTTGTACAGGTTGATGAGGGGACTCTCCATTTCAACCACCTGCCTGCTGAGCGTCCTCCAGGCCATCACTCTCAGTCCAAGAAACTCCTGTTTGGCAAAGTTCAAACCTAAATCCCCACATCATACCCTGAgatctcttcttttcctgtggGTCTTCTATGTGTCATTTAGTGCTCACTTCTCCATCTCCACAGTTGACAAGTCCAATGTGACCTCACAAGGACTTATATTTCTCAGTGATTCCTGCACTGTCTTACCCATGGGCTACTTCCTCAGCCATTTATTTTCCACACTGGGTATATTTCGGGATGTCTTTCTTATAGGACTTATGGCACTTTCGAGTGGGTATATGGTGATTCTCTTGTGCAGGCATAAAAGGCAGTGCCAGCACCTTCACAGCATCAGCCTGTCTCCAAAAGCCTCCCCAGAAGagagggccaccaggaccatcCTGCTGCTGATGAGTTTCTTCATGCTCATGTACTGTTTGGACTGCATCTTCTTCTACTTCAGAACAATGCAGAACAATGGTACTGTTTTTCATTCTATCTCAATAATGGTGGCCAATGGCTATGCCACAAtcagtcctttcattttcatttgtactGCAAAGCAATGTAGtaactttttgaaaaacttttggGGAAGGACAGTGAAAGTGTTATCATTGTATGATGCATAA